A region of Carettochelys insculpta isolate YL-2023 chromosome 9, ASM3395843v1, whole genome shotgun sequence DNA encodes the following proteins:
- the BSND gene encoding barttin isoform X3 yields the protein METESEKFLSPQPAVSTENEIPEKSCSQTPYTSEEEANVYETSLPSYDQIQRKAKGSEEHLRVQTAPLLGDCELKTGDCPHPFIQATADVHRISENNEETYRDPAAQAVIATISSLSERSHGAVPLASFLDDVDLPSSEGSISSSQFLGGSTDSLRNPFASQGHPQNSELPHYGAFALIDLPLVEQEDPTQEQTPALSQHYLPATASARHSALAVGPGSKAAVSGQIESVEEEDDMYYGLEDGPENVFRVDDFVFEHET from the exons ATGGAGACGGAGTCTGAGAAGTTCCTCTCACCCCAGCCTGCCGTTTCGACAGAAAACGAAATTCCGGAGAAGAGCTG CTCCCAGACTCCGTACACCAGTGAGGAAGAAGCTAATGTCTATGAGACAAGCCTGCCATCTTACGACCAGATCCAAAGGAAAGCAAAAGGCTCCGAGGAGCATCTAAGGGTTCAAACTGCCCCACTCTTAGGTGACTGTGAACTCAAGACAGGAGACTGTCCCCATCCTTTCATACAGGCCACAGCTGATGTCCACAGGATCTCAGAGAACAATGAAGAAACCTACAGAGATCCAGCAGCACAAGCGGTCATAGCAACTATCAGCAG CCTGTCAGAGAGGTCCCATGGTGCAGTGCCACTGGCCTCCTTCCTAGACGACGTTGACCTGCCGTCCTCAGAGGGCTCCATCTCCAGCAGCCAGTTTCTGGGGGGATCCACTGACTCACTGAGAAATCCGTTTGCTTCACAGGGGCACCCACAGAATTCTGAGCTTCCTCACTATGGAGCTTTTGCTTTGATTGATTTGCCACTGGTGGAACAGGAGGATCCAACCCAGGAGCAAACACCAGCCCTATCTCAGCACTACCTACCTGCTACTGCCTCAGCAAGACATTCTGCATTGGCCGTGGGTCCTGGCTCCAAGGCAGCAGTGTCAGGACAGATTGAGAGTGTGGAAGAGGAGGATGACATGTATTATGGGTTAGAAGATGGGCCAGAGAATGTATTCAGAGTTGATGATTTTGTCTTTGAGCATGAGACCTAA
- the BSND gene encoding barttin isoform X1, translating into MAEDKTFRYGLIVLGFFLVMIGMFIMSVDKPQVYITFCTLGVLTIAVGITWSMCQCYPKITFVPMETESEKFLSPQPAVSTENEIPEKSCSQTPYTSEEEANVYETSLPSYDQIQRKAKGSEEHLRVQTAPLLGDCELKTGDCPHPFIQATADVHRISENNEETYRDPAAQAVIATISSLSERSHGAVPLASFLDDVDLPSSEGSISSSQFLGGSTDSLRNPFASQGHPQNSELPHYGAFALIDLPLVEQEDPTQEQTPALSQHYLPATASARHSALAVGPGSKAAVSGQIESVEEEDDMYYGLEDGPENVFRVDDFVFEHET; encoded by the exons ATGGCTGAGGATAAAACCTTCCGCTACGGCCTCATCGTGCTGGGCTTCTTCCTGGTGATGATTGGGATGTTCATCATGAGTGTGGACAAGCCCCAGGTCTACATCACCTTTTGCACCTTGGGGGTTTTGACCATAGCAGTGGGGATCACCTGGAGCATGTGTCAGTGCTACCCCAAG ATAACATTTGTCCCCATGGAGACGGAGTCTGAGAAGTTCCTCTCACCCCAGCCTGCCGTTTCGACAGAAAACGAAATTCCGGAGAAGAGCTG CTCCCAGACTCCGTACACCAGTGAGGAAGAAGCTAATGTCTATGAGACAAGCCTGCCATCTTACGACCAGATCCAAAGGAAAGCAAAAGGCTCCGAGGAGCATCTAAGGGTTCAAACTGCCCCACTCTTAGGTGACTGTGAACTCAAGACAGGAGACTGTCCCCATCCTTTCATACAGGCCACAGCTGATGTCCACAGGATCTCAGAGAACAATGAAGAAACCTACAGAGATCCAGCAGCACAAGCGGTCATAGCAACTATCAGCAG CCTGTCAGAGAGGTCCCATGGTGCAGTGCCACTGGCCTCCTTCCTAGACGACGTTGACCTGCCGTCCTCAGAGGGCTCCATCTCCAGCAGCCAGTTTCTGGGGGGATCCACTGACTCACTGAGAAATCCGTTTGCTTCACAGGGGCACCCACAGAATTCTGAGCTTCCTCACTATGGAGCTTTTGCTTTGATTGATTTGCCACTGGTGGAACAGGAGGATCCAACCCAGGAGCAAACACCAGCCCTATCTCAGCACTACCTACCTGCTACTGCCTCAGCAAGACATTCTGCATTGGCCGTGGGTCCTGGCTCCAAGGCAGCAGTGTCAGGACAGATTGAGAGTGTGGAAGAGGAGGATGACATGTATTATGGGTTAGAAGATGGGCCAGAGAATGTATTCAGAGTTGATGATTTTGTCTTTGAGCATGAGACCTAA
- the BSND gene encoding barttin isoform X2, with amino-acid sequence MAEDKTFRYGLIVLGFFLVMIGMFIMSVDKPQITFVPMETESEKFLSPQPAVSTENEIPEKSCSQTPYTSEEEANVYETSLPSYDQIQRKAKGSEEHLRVQTAPLLGDCELKTGDCPHPFIQATADVHRISENNEETYRDPAAQAVIATISSLSERSHGAVPLASFLDDVDLPSSEGSISSSQFLGGSTDSLRNPFASQGHPQNSELPHYGAFALIDLPLVEQEDPTQEQTPALSQHYLPATASARHSALAVGPGSKAAVSGQIESVEEEDDMYYGLEDGPENVFRVDDFVFEHET; translated from the exons ATGGCTGAGGATAAAACCTTCCGCTACGGCCTCATCGTGCTGGGCTTCTTCCTGGTGATGATTGGGATGTTCATCATGAGTGTGGACAAGCCCCAG ATAACATTTGTCCCCATGGAGACGGAGTCTGAGAAGTTCCTCTCACCCCAGCCTGCCGTTTCGACAGAAAACGAAATTCCGGAGAAGAGCTG CTCCCAGACTCCGTACACCAGTGAGGAAGAAGCTAATGTCTATGAGACAAGCCTGCCATCTTACGACCAGATCCAAAGGAAAGCAAAAGGCTCCGAGGAGCATCTAAGGGTTCAAACTGCCCCACTCTTAGGTGACTGTGAACTCAAGACAGGAGACTGTCCCCATCCTTTCATACAGGCCACAGCTGATGTCCACAGGATCTCAGAGAACAATGAAGAAACCTACAGAGATCCAGCAGCACAAGCGGTCATAGCAACTATCAGCAG CCTGTCAGAGAGGTCCCATGGTGCAGTGCCACTGGCCTCCTTCCTAGACGACGTTGACCTGCCGTCCTCAGAGGGCTCCATCTCCAGCAGCCAGTTTCTGGGGGGATCCACTGACTCACTGAGAAATCCGTTTGCTTCACAGGGGCACCCACAGAATTCTGAGCTTCCTCACTATGGAGCTTTTGCTTTGATTGATTTGCCACTGGTGGAACAGGAGGATCCAACCCAGGAGCAAACACCAGCCCTATCTCAGCACTACCTACCTGCTACTGCCTCAGCAAGACATTCTGCATTGGCCGTGGGTCCTGGCTCCAAGGCAGCAGTGTCAGGACAGATTGAGAGTGTGGAAGAGGAGGATGACATGTATTATGGGTTAGAAGATGGGCCAGAGAATGTATTCAGAGTTGATGATTTTGTCTTTGAGCATGAGACCTAA